The Catellatospora citrea DNA segment CGCCTGGAGGACCGGGGTCTGACCGACCCGGCGGCGGCACAGCGGCTCGCCGACGCGGTCAGCGCCCAGGCCCGCCTGCGCGTGCCCGGCCTGCTCAACGTCATCGACCAGGTGACCGAGGGCAGGCACAGCTGGCTGATCACCAATGCGGCACCGTCGCCGACGGTGGCCCAGGCGCTGGCGGCCGGGGTGACCCTGCCCGCCGCCGTGGCCGCGCTGATCGCCACCGACACCGCCCAGACGCTGCTCCGGCTGCACCAGGCCCAGCTCGCGCACGGCGAGCTGAACACCCACGGCGTCGTGGTCAGCGCCGGAGGCGCGGCCCTGCTGTCCGAGGCCGGTTACGGGCACGCGGTGCTCGGCACGACCCCCGGCCCCGGCCATGACGCGGCCGGCTGGTCCCGGTTGCTGGCCGAGCTCGCCGACGCCTGTCACGACGCCGAGACCCGGCAACTGCTGCGCCATGCCGGGCAGCAGGCCGAGGCGGTCGGCGGCAGTGCCGGTCTGACCGCTGCGTTGAACACGCTGAGCGCAGCCGCGCAGCGGATCCCCGGCTTCGGTGACCGCGCCGCGCTGAAGGCGCTCGCCGCGCAGATGCACCCGATGTCCGCCGCGCCCGTCTCCGCACCGCCTGTCTCCGCACCGCCTTTCTCCGCACGACCCGTTTCAGCTCCTCCTGTTTCTGCGCCGCCGGTGTCCGCGCCGCCCGCGGCTCCCGTGGCCGGGATGCCCGGTGGCGTCCCGGCGGCCGAGGAGACGGTGCAGTTGCCCGGCGGCTCCCACTCCGCACCGCCGGTGCCGCAGCAGACGCCGCGGGCCACCCCGCCGACCGCGGTGATGCCGGTCGTGCCGCCGGACGGGGCGACCCGGCTCGGCAACCGCGCCGCCGAGGAGCAGCGCCAGTCCGGGGCGTACCAAGTCGGCCGGGCCGCCCCGCCCCCGGCGCACCAGCCGCAGCAGGACGTGAACCTGCGGTTCGGGCAGGGTGTGCCGCCCGCGCCGCCCGCCTGGCAGGTGGCCGCCGCGCAGGCCGCCCCGCCGCCCCGGCGCAAGAAGTCGGTCGGCAAGCGCATCGCCGCGTTCTTCAGCGCGCTGACCACGGTCGCGCTGCTGGTCATCGCAGGCTATGTTGCCTGGACCTGGTGGCAGGAGAACAACAACGCCGTACAGGTCACCAAGGTCACCGTCACGCCGGTCATTCCGCCGACCACCGCCGAGTGCGACGTGAACATCGACGTGGTGGGCCTCATCGAGACCGACGGCCAGGCCGGGAAGATCACGTACCAGTGGCTGCGCAACGACGGCGAGACGTCCGGCTTGCTGGAGCAGGCGGTCAAGAAGGGCCAGCGCAGCGTCCAGGTGCACCTGTTCTGGCGCTTCCAGGGCAAGGGCACCCGCGACGCCGAAGCCACCCTGCGCATCCTGAAGCCCACTGTCGTCCAGGGCGCGTCGAAGTTCACGTACTCCTGCAAGTGACGCACGGACACTGAGCCCACCCGCCGTCCAGCGGGTGGGCTCAGTCGTGCGGAGATCAGGTATCGCTGTCCAACAGATCGGCCAGGATCAGCTGCTCCACGGCGTACGCCCATTCGGGGCAGCGATGCCGTCGGCAGTGCACGCACATGTCGGTGGCCGGGTCGTCGCCGTGGACGGCAATGGCCTGCCAGTACCGTCGCGCCAGCTCATCCGGGATCGGGGCGTGACCCTGCGGAGTGGCGCTCACGCGGACACCGCCTCGACGTCCGCCCGATGCCGGACGAGCCGGGGCGACTGGGTACGCATGACCTGCTCACGCGTCACGCGATGGGTGCACGCGCCGCAGACCGCACCGACCGCGCCGCCGCATGACGCACACCAGCTCGCCGCATGTCCGCGCAGGAACCATCCGGCGAGCATGGCCAGCAGTACGACCATGCCGAGTCCGGCGATGGCCAGATAGACTGCCATGAACCACCTCCAGTGGAGTTGTGGTGGAGGCGGGGCGCCGGGGCCAACCAGTCAGCCCCGCCTCCGACCTGGCCGCCCGTTCGCCAGACAGCCTTTCGAGGGATCAATCGATCGACATTCTGCCCGATGCAATCTGCGCGTTCGCCTCGCCGGAGAGTCCGGCCGACGCGGCTGGTGGCAGGACTACGACCTGCCGGAGTGGTTCAACGTGTACGTGGGCCTTGAAAGTGCGGCCTCCACCGTCGCCAACTTCGAGACGCACCTGATCCCCGGCCTGCTCCAAACCCCGGCATACGCGCGGGCACTTATCCGTCACGCCCAGCCGACTATGGCCGCCGAACGAGTAGATCTTTTGGTCAGGGCTCGACTGGTAAGGCAGACAAGGCTCACCAACGACGATCCTTTGCGTTTGCGAGCCTTGATCGGCGAAGCTGCCCTACACTGCGTCGTCGGCACCCCCAACGAGATGCAGGAGCAGTTCACGCACCTCGCGACCATGAGCCGGGCTGCCAACGTCGAGATTCGTGTCGTGCCGTTTACCTCGCCCGCCTACGCCGTGCATGGTCGCTCGGTGGTCATCCTCGACTTCCCTGGAACCGGAGATCCCGGGCTGGCTTACTTTGACCACCTCGGCAAGGGATCATATGTTGAGGACGACGCCCAAGTCGCCGCACACCGCATGGCCTTCGAACTGCTTGTCGGAGCTGCACTGAGCGTCGAAGAATCCACCAAGCTGTTCTTGGAGCGGGGGAAGTGACCGTGTTCGACAACGCCGTCTGGGTGAAGAGCAGCCGCAGTGACAGTCAGGGCGGCCAGTGCGTCGAGGTCGCTGTCACCCCCGCCGCTGTCGGCGTCCGTGACAGCAAGGATCAGGACGGCGCTGTTCTTGCCTTCACCACCGACGGCTGGGCTGCGTTCCTTTCCGGGGTCAAAGCCGGCGAGTTCGACCGTTGAACGAACGTTGCAGCCTGCCGTGCCAGCGATGATGGAGACGGGTCGACATGGCGAATTCGACTGACGATCATGAGACTTGGCGCAAGAGTTCCCGCAGTGACAACAACGGTGGACAGTGCGTCGAGGTGGCCTTGTCGGACACCTTCGTCGGCTTACGCGACAGCAAGGACCAGAACGGCGCGGTGCTCACCTTCACCACCGACGACTGGGCCGCGTTCCTCACCGGGGTCAAAGCCGGCGAGTTCGACCGCTGACCGCTGGAGCAGACCATGCAGGTGAACCTCGTACAGGGCGACATCACGCGTCAGGAAGTGGACGCGATCGTCAACGCGGCCAACTCGTCGCTGCTCGGCGGCGGTGGCGTGGACGGCGCGATCCACCGCAAGGGCGGCCCGGAGATCCTCGCCGAGTGCCGGGCGCTGCGCGCCTCCCACTACGGCCGAGGGCTGCCCACCGGACAGGCCGTCGCCACCACCGCAGGCAAGCTGCCCGCGCGCTGGGTGGTACACACCGTCGGACCCGTGTACAGCGCCACCGAGGACCGCGCCGAGCTGCTGCGCGACTGCTACCGCAACGCGCTGCGGGTGGCGGGCGAGCTGGGCGCGCGTACCGTCGCCTTCCCGCTGATCTCGTCGGGCATCTACGGCTGGCCGATCGACGACGCCGTCCGCCGGGCCCTGGACGTGCTGGAGAACGCCGACACCACGGTCGAGGAAGCCACGCTGGTCCTTTTCGACGAGCCCACCTACCGGACCGCTTCGGGCATCCAGGCCGGTCGGAGCTAGGGTTTCGCGTTGCGAGTCGTGGTGCGACCTGGCAGGGTCGCCCGATCGGCTCCCCTGCAAGGGCCCGCTAGCATCGCGTCGTGGAGGCGACTGCGGCAGGGAAGTATCGGCGGACACCGCTCGAACGTGCCGATCAGCAAGTCTCCTGGGAACGATCAGACCAGGCATTCTTCGCTGCTGGAGCCTGCCACATCCTGGCCTGGGCCTGCCGAGAGTCACACCCTGAAAAGTCGATCGGGATCACCGGGCTACGCCTCGCCACCGAGCCGCAGGTCTTCCACGTCTACGCAACCTGGAACGATTGGGCGTTCGACCACTCCGGGTGGAACCCCGAGTCGCAGCTGTTCATGGTCAATCAAGACTTCGAGGCCCGCCCGCTTGAGCGAGTCGAGATCACGGCCGATCTCGCCGCCTTCTGCGCGGAGCACTACTCCCGCATGCCCCACCAGTACTGGCAAGACCCGCTTCCGCGCGCACACGGGTATCTGCGCCGGTGTTCACCGCCCTGGGAATCCGGCCACAGAAAAACCTGAGCGGCACAGATCCGCTTCGGGACGATGCGAGACGAACGAAGGTCGGTGCGCACTTCTGCCGACGTGCGCACGCCCGATCAGGTGAGGGCCGGCTCCGGTTCGGGCACGTGGGCGGCGGCGATGGGGGTCCGCACCGTCCAGCCGAGGACGCTGTACAGCTTGCGTCCGTCGTCGGTGGCGACCAAGGCGCCGGTATGCATGCCGAGTTGCACAGCATGGTGTCCGAGCAGGCGCATCACTACCTTGCCGAGCCCACGTCTCCGGTGCGCGGGTGCGGTCTCGACCTGATCGATCACTCCGACCGCCCCGGCCGGTGCGAGCCTGCCGGACGCCACGGGTGCGCCCGCGGCGTCGAGGACCGTGGCGACGACGACGTCGGTGATCGTGGTTCGGGTCGTGTACGGCATGGGTGGCAGGTCGGCGTCGTCGGTGAACGTCGTGGTCATGAGGTAGCCGGTGTCGGCCATCGTCCACGGGGACGGGAGGGCCGCGCGCAGATGCGCCGGGTCGGCGGCGACCTTGATCCACGTTCCGGGTTTGCTCTGCCGCTCGCCCATCTGCGACAACCACTGGTCATCGGGGGTATGGAGGACGTAGCGCAGACGGTGTCCAGGAACTCCGACGTTGATGCGCCATCCCTGTGGCACCGCCACCGGCATAGGTGCCGCACGCGAGACAGCCCAGCCGTGAACCCAGTCGCTGATGATTTCCGGCAGGTCGCCACGCCCGGCGGCAACTGTCTTGTCTACCTGCTGCACCCTTCGACCCCCACGTCTCCGCCTCCATGATCCGCCTTGTTGCAACTTTATGGCAATAAGAATTCCCGCCGCAGCGAACAGCACCAGCATTGGCTGGTGTCACAGTAGGGCCGCCGTGTCGGAGCCCTGGACGGTCAGGAAATCACCGCAGTCAACGCCGAGACGAAGGCGTCGGTGGTGCGTTCGTCTCGCACGGCCACGCGCAGCCAGTCCGGGCCGAGGCCGGGGAAGGTGTCGGCGCGGCGCACGGCGTAGCCCGCGTCGCGCAGGCGGCCGCGTACGCCCAGACCGTCGGCGACCTTGAGGAGCACGAACGAGCTGGCCGGCGTGCCCGCGATGCCCACCTCGGGCAGCTGCCGCAGGGCCGCGAGCAGGTGCTCGCGGCGCGCGGTCAGCTCGTGGGCGATCAGCTCCTCGGCCGCGACGGCCGCGGGTGTGGCGCAGGCTGCCGCGGCCGCGAGCGCGGGCGTCGACACGGGCCACAGCGGCTGTACGGCGGCCAGCCGGCGCACCAGGTCCGGCGCGCCCAGCAGGTAGCCGACGCGCAGCCCGGCCAGCGCCCAGGTCTTGGTGAGACTGCGCACGACCACGAGGCCGGGCAGGTCGCGCCGCGCGGCGAGCGAGTGCGGTTCGCCGGGGACGGTGTCGGCGAACGCCTCGTCGACCACCAGCACCCGACCCGGCCGGGCCAGGCTCGCGACCGCTTGCGCGGGGTGGGCGACCGAGGTCGGGTTGGTCGGGTTGCCGAGCAGCACCAGGTCGGCGTCGTCCGGCACGGCAGCCGGGTCCAGCGTGAACGGCTCGGGCAGCAGCACCCGGCCCACCCGGTGCCCGGCGGCCAGCAGCGCCGCCTCCGGCTCGGTGAACTGCGGGTGCACGACCACGGGCCGCCGCGCGTCGCGCAGGCCCTGGGCCAGCAGCGTGAACGCCTGGGCCGCACCGGCGGTGAGCAGCACCTCGTCCGGGTCCCGGCCGTGCCGGGCGGCGATCGCGGCGCGGGCCGCGGTGCCGTCGGGATAGGCGTCCAGGCGGCTCAGTGACGCCAGGATCGGCTCGGCGAGCCAGTCCGGCAGCGGGGCCTGCCGCACGTTCACCGCGAGGTCGACCAGACCGGCCCCGACCTCCACGTCACCGTGATGCCCGAGGTCGTAGCCGTCCCCCACGCCGCTCACCCGCGCTGCCCGTTAACAAGGGCACCTTCCTCTACGGAATCCGTTAAGAAGGTGCCCTTCCTTCGCCCTAGGCGGGCGAGGACGGTGAGGGTGGCGGTGAGCAGGCCGACGGCGGCGGAGAGGGTGGCGGCGCGGCGGATGTCGGGGGTGCGGGGGCCGGGGCCGTCGCCGAGGGTGGGGCGGGTCTCGGCGCGGCCGAAGTAGACGTTGGTGCCGCCGAGGCGTACGCCGAGGGCGCCGGCGAAGGCCGACTCGCACTGGCCGGAGTTGGGGCTGGGATGGGCGTCGCCGTCCCGGCGCCAGATCTGCGCGGTGCGGGCGGGCGAGCCGGACACCAGCGGCGCGGAGACCGTCGCCAGGGCAGCGGTGAGGCGGGACGGGAGCAGGTTGGCGGCGTCGTCGAGGCGGGCCGAGGCCGTGCCGAACCGGGCGTAGCGCGGCGAGCGGTGCCCGACCATCGCGTCGAGGGTGTTCACGGCGCGGTAGCCGACGATGCCGGGCAGCCCGGCCAGCGCGCCCCAGACCAGCGGCGCGACCTCGGCGTCGGCGGAGTTCTCCGCGATCGACTCGACCGTCGCGCGGGCCAGGCCGGGCTCGTCCAGTGCGGACGGGTCGCGGCCGCACAGGTGCGACAGCCGGGCGCGGGCCGCGGCCAGGTCGCCGCGTTCCAGCGCCCCGGCCATCAGGCCGCCCTCGCGGCGCAGGCTGCGCCCGCCGAGCGCGGCCCAGGTCCCGGCCGCCACCAGCACGGTCCGCAGCACCGGCCGCCCCCGCGTGGCCCGCTGCGCCAGCACCGCGGCCGCCACCGGCACCCCGACGGCCAGCGCGGTGAACGCGGCCCCGGCCCGGCGCGAGTCGGCGTACGTGTACCGCTCCACGATCTTCGCGAAGTTGCCGAACCCGGCGACCGGGTGCAGCCGCCGCGGATCGCCGAACGCCGCGTCGAGCGCCACTCCTGCCAGCATGCCCAGCGCATCGGCCCGGCGGGCCGCCCGCCGGGCCGTCACCGGCCGG contains these protein-coding regions:
- a CDS encoding DUF5753 domain-containing protein, whose translation is MYVGLESAASTVANFETHLIPGLLQTPAYARALIRHAQPTMAAERVDLLVRARLVRQTRLTNDDPLRLRALIGEAALHCVVGTPNEMQEQFTHLATMSRAANVEIRVVPFTSPAYAVHGRSVVILDFPGTGDPGLAYFDHLGKGSYVEDDAQVAAHRMAFELLVGAALSVEESTKLFLERGK
- a CDS encoding DUF397 domain-containing protein; amino-acid sequence: MTVFDNAVWVKSSRSDSQGGQCVEVAVTPAAVGVRDSKDQDGAVLAFTTDGWAAFLSGVKAGEFDR
- a CDS encoding DUF397 domain-containing protein gives rise to the protein MANSTDDHETWRKSSRSDNNGGQCVEVALSDTFVGLRDSKDQNGAVLTFTTDDWAAFLTGVKAGEFDR
- a CDS encoding O-acetyl-ADP-ribose deacetylase → MQVNLVQGDITRQEVDAIVNAANSSLLGGGGVDGAIHRKGGPEILAECRALRASHYGRGLPTGQAVATTAGKLPARWVVHTVGPVYSATEDRAELLRDCYRNALRVAGELGARTVAFPLISSGIYGWPIDDAVRRALDVLENADTTVEEATLVLFDEPTYRTASGIQAGRS
- a CDS encoding GNAT family N-acetyltransferase: MGERQSKPGTWIKVAADPAHLRAALPSPWTMADTGYLMTTTFTDDADLPPMPYTTRTTITDVVVATVLDAAGAPVASGRLAPAGAVGVIDQVETAPAHRRRGLGKVVMRLLGHHAVQLGMHTGALVATDDGRKLYSVLGWTVRTPIAAAHVPEPEPALT
- the cobC gene encoding Rv2231c family pyridoxal phosphate-dependent protein CobC codes for the protein MSGVGDGYDLGHHGDVEVGAGLVDLAVNVRQAPLPDWLAEPILASLSRLDAYPDGTAARAAIAARHGRDPDEVLLTAGAAQAFTLLAQGLRDARRPVVVHPQFTEPEAALLAAGHRVGRVLLPEPFTLDPAAVPDDADLVLLGNPTNPTSVAHPAQAVASLARPGRVLVVDEAFADTVPGEPHSLAARRDLPGLVVVRSLTKTWALAGLRVGYLLGAPDLVRRLAAVQPLWPVSTPALAAAAACATPAAVAAEELIAHELTARREHLLAALRQLPEVGIAGTPASSFVLLKVADGLGVRGRLRDAGYAVRRADTFPGLGPDWLRVAVRDERTTDAFVSALTAVIS
- a CDS encoding cobalamin biosynthesis protein, with the protein product MLAGVALDAAFGDPRRLHPVAGFGNFAKIVERYTYADSRRAGAAFTALAVGVPVAAAVLAQRATRGRPVLRTVLVAAGTWAALGGRSLRREGGLMAGALERGDLAAARARLSHLCGRDPSALDEPGLARATVESIAENSADAEVAPLVWGALAGLPGIVGYRAVNTLDAMVGHRSPRYARFGTASARLDDAANLLPSRLTAALATVSAPLVSGSPARTAQIWRRDGDAHPSPNSGQCESAFAGALGVRLGGTNVYFGRAETRPTLGDGPGPRTPDIRRAATLSAAVGLLTATLTVLARLGRRKGTFLTDSVEEGALVNGQRG